The Desulfobacterales bacterium genome includes a region encoding these proteins:
- a CDS encoding TRAP transporter fused permease subunit: protein MVMTNGQQKFWNKCLAILGSELVDTRSPKGVTEILTVSLAVSLSLFMIICALTVVSFYIFLTVYFGLTTVLVFILYPARKKSPERITVVDFLLIAATIAMVVYFITQFEAMEDRVGSLSQQDFFFGTLAVIVSLESCRRVLGPLLPGLGVLLLVYCLFGAYFPGDLAHKGFSLQRVFEYLYSLEGIFGVITRTYASYIFLFILFGSFLIATKTGDFFIDMALCLVGRGKGGAAKVAVLGSGFIGSIVGSGSANVAITGIFTIPMMIKTGFKPHIAAAIEAAASIGGHITPPVMGSVIFLLASLTNTPYIDIVIISIVPAILWYFSLYVAIHFYAAKYGLTGMKKEELPDFWSTFRKGWPLMIPVVMLIVMLAMRYSPHMAAVYSIFGMFVIAMLKKETRFSPRSLIRTLSNGAKGSLALGATAGTMGIILGGITFPGLALKFSSLIISYSHNILPLALVLILLAAYVLGMGMTVTPAYVVLAILAAPAMIEMGVPLLTAHLAIVWFTQSSPLTPPFCLAAFVGAGIAKANPMKTGFASVRLGFVMYVVPFIMVYRPAFLMNAAWWEICLSYIASFIAVGVIAISIIGFFKGPLRWFTRILLTLSAGLLLFGDPLVKLVGIVVMLSVAYKNKMIINTAPA, encoded by the coding sequence ATGGTGATGACAAACGGCCAGCAAAAATTCTGGAACAAATGCCTGGCAATTTTAGGTTCGGAACTGGTAGACACAAGGTCGCCCAAGGGGGTTACGGAAATACTGACCGTTTCCCTGGCGGTATCGCTTTCTCTCTTCATGATCATATGCGCATTGACGGTCGTCTCCTTTTATATATTTTTGACGGTTTATTTTGGTTTGACGACCGTGCTGGTTTTCATTCTTTATCCTGCCAGAAAAAAATCGCCCGAGCGCATCACAGTGGTCGACTTCCTGCTGATAGCGGCCACCATCGCCATGGTGGTCTACTTTATCACCCAGTTCGAGGCCATGGAAGATCGCGTGGGATCGCTTTCGCAACAGGACTTCTTTTTTGGAACCCTTGCGGTGATCGTATCCCTTGAATCCTGTCGAAGGGTCCTCGGCCCGCTGTTGCCCGGATTGGGAGTGCTGCTGCTGGTCTATTGCCTGTTCGGGGCTTATTTCCCCGGCGATCTGGCCCATAAAGGCTTTTCCCTGCAGCGGGTGTTTGAATATCTTTACAGCCTGGAAGGCATCTTCGGGGTTATCACGCGTACGTACGCCTCCTATATTTTTCTTTTTATCCTGTTCGGGTCCTTTCTGATCGCCACCAAAACCGGGGATTTCTTTATTGATATGGCGCTCTGCCTGGTGGGGCGGGGCAAGGGAGGGGCCGCCAAGGTGGCCGTTCTCGGCAGCGGCTTTATCGGTTCCATTGTGGGAAGCGGTTCGGCAAACGTAGCCATTACCGGCATCTTTACCATCCCCATGATGATAAAAACGGGGTTTAAACCCCATATCGCAGCGGCCATCGAAGCAGCGGCCTCCATCGGGGGCCACATTACGCCGCCGGTCATGGGATCGGTGATATTCCTGCTGGCTTCGCTGACGAACACCCCCTACATCGATATTGTCATCATATCGATTGTTCCGGCAATTCTCTGGTATTTTTCACTGTATGTCGCGATTCATTTCTATGCCGCCAAATACGGGCTGACAGGAATGAAAAAAGAAGAACTGCCTGATTTCTGGAGTACGTTCCGGAAAGGCTGGCCGCTGATGATTCCGGTCGTGATGCTGATCGTCATGCTGGCCATGCGCTATTCCCCCCATATGGCGGCGGTTTATTCAATATTCGGCATGTTTGTCATCGCCATGCTGAAAAAGGAGACCCGCTTTTCACCCCGTTCGCTGATCCGGACATTGTCCAACGGCGCCAAAGGCTCCCTGGCGCTGGGGGCCACCGCCGGCACCATGGGAATCATCCTCGGGGGCATCACCTTTCCGGGCCTGGCCTTGAAGTTTTCTTCCCTGATTATTTCCTATTCGCACAATATCCTCCCCCTCGCCCTTGTATTGATACTGTTGGCCGCCTATGTTCTCGGCATGGGAATGACGGTTACGCCTGCCTATGTCGTACTGGCGATCCTGGCGGCGCCGGCCATGATCGAAATGGGCGTCCCCCTTTTAACGGCCCATCTCGCCATTGTCTGGTTCACCCAGTCTTCGCCGCTGACGCCTCCCTTTTGCCTGGCCGCTTTCGTCGGCGCCGGCATCGCCAAGGCAAATCCCATGAAGACCGGTTTTGCGTCCGTACGGCTGGGTTTCGTCATGTATGTCGTGCCTTTCATTATGGTATATCGGCCCGCGTTTCTGATGAATGCCGCCTGGTGGGAAATCTGCCTGAGTTACATTGCCAGTTTTATCGCCGTCGGGGTTATCGCTATTTCAATCATCGGTTTCTTTAAGGGACCTTTAAGATGGTTCACCCGAATATTATTAACACTATCCGCTGGTCTGCTGCTTTTCGGCGACCCCTTGGTTAAATTGGTAGGTATAGTTGTCATGCTGTCCGTGGCTTACAAAAACAAAATGATTATAAATACGGCCCCGGCATGA
- a CDS encoding molybdopterin-dependent oxidoreductase, producing MATTYVGKSVPRLDALDKVTGHAVYTADIELPGMLYGAVLRSTLPHARIRSIDTSFAKKMPGVRAVVTGRDFPFLFGTMIKDQPFLALDKVRYIGEPVAAVAAETEALAQEAVQKIKVTYEELPAVFDPHEAIKESAPIIHEHMADYYGTKYYNSVAGSNICTLRTYSLGNMDQGFQESDEIFEDEFFVHAVAHTPMETHAAAAQFNGAGNAYTVWSSTDGPHRRMKELSDALAIPINHVRIISSYSGGGFGGKGNLVAEAVAVALARFTRGRPVKVLFSREEELTASQTRIAASVKLKTGMKKDGTFLARRAELVWDNGAYSSKAPDVAVRGALTVFGPYRIPNIELLSRLVYTNKEISGAYRGYGTTQVTFACEQQMDIIAEKMGFDPLEIRLKNGYVEGDPYINGQRLHSVGLKETLTQACNGIGWKDKKPAGDGTKIRGRGMATTIKGTATPSDSSCFIKLNQDGSVTLICSSVEVGAGQKTVLAQMAADSIGVPLGVISVPNSDTMISPYDFGVTSSRTTFHMGTAVKRAGMKLRKKILSLAAEILSADPAGLDLDNGLVTVSGRDERLDLKSLMEKKFGGKGGTLISEGHFSPAGSSLLAASSGLESMSSIFWKFATHAVEVEVDTETGTVRLVKVAAAHDVGRAINPRGCEQQIEGAVIMGMSNAMLEEFKFENGRIVNDTLADYKLATMEDLPEIVSILVESDHCEAPFGAKGIGEPAAAPTAPAIANAIYDAVGVRIRELPITPEKILAGLRKKERNPI from the coding sequence ATGGCTACGACATATGTCGGCAAATCGGTTCCCCGGTTGGATGCGCTGGATAAAGTCACCGGGCATGCGGTCTATACCGCCGATATTGAATTACCGGGAATGCTCTATGGCGCCGTCCTGAGAAGCACGCTGCCCCACGCCAGGATCCGCAGCATCGATACCAGTTTCGCAAAAAAAATGCCCGGCGTGCGGGCGGTGGTAACCGGCAGGGATTTCCCGTTTCTCTTCGGCACCATGATCAAGGACCAGCCTTTTCTGGCCCTGGACAAGGTTCGCTATATCGGCGAACCGGTGGCCGCGGTGGCCGCTGAGACGGAAGCGCTGGCCCAGGAGGCTGTTCAAAAAATAAAGGTGACATATGAAGAACTGCCGGCTGTTTTCGACCCCCATGAAGCCATAAAAGAAAGCGCGCCGATTATCCATGAACATATGGCCGATTATTACGGCACCAAATATTACAACAGCGTCGCCGGTTCGAACATCTGCACCCTGCGGACCTATTCCCTGGGAAACATGGATCAGGGTTTTCAGGAGTCGGATGAAATTTTCGAAGATGAATTTTTCGTGCATGCCGTCGCCCATACCCCCATGGAAACCCATGCGGCCGCCGCTCAGTTTAACGGCGCCGGCAACGCCTATACCGTCTGGTCCTCCACCGACGGGCCGCACCGCCGCATGAAAGAGCTGAGCGATGCCCTCGCTATTCCCATCAATCACGTGCGGATCATATCCTCTTACTCCGGCGGCGGTTTCGGCGGCAAAGGAAACCTGGTGGCCGAAGCCGTGGCCGTGGCCCTGGCCCGGTTTACCCGGGGCCGGCCGGTCAAGGTGCTGTTTTCCAGAGAGGAGGAGCTGACGGCTTCGCAAACCCGCATCGCAGCTTCGGTCAAGCTGAAAACCGGCATGAAGAAAGACGGGACTTTCCTGGCGCGCAGGGCCGAACTGGTCTGGGACAACGGCGCCTACAGCTCCAAAGCGCCCGATGTCGCCGTGCGGGGCGCATTGACGGTTTTCGGCCCTTATCGCATTCCCAACATCGAACTTTTATCGCGCCTGGTTTACACCAACAAGGAAATCAGCGGGGCCTACCGCGGCTACGGCACCACCCAGGTCACCTTTGCCTGTGAACAGCAGATGGATATCATCGCGGAAAAGATGGGATTCGATCCCCTGGAAATCAGACTGAAAAACGGATACGTGGAGGGTGATCCCTACATCAACGGCCAACGACTCCACAGCGTCGGCTTGAAAGAAACCCTGACGCAGGCCTGCAACGGTATCGGCTGGAAAGACAAAAAGCCGGCCGGCGACGGAACCAAAATCCGCGGCAGGGGCATGGCCACCACCATAAAGGGAACCGCGACCCCCTCTGATTCCAGCTGTTTTATCAAGCTCAACCAGGACGGCAGCGTCACCCTGATCTGCAGTTCGGTGGAAGTCGGCGCCGGCCAGAAAACGGTCCTGGCGCAAATGGCCGCGGATTCAATCGGCGTACCTTTGGGCGTCATCTCGGTTCCCAACTCCGACACCATGATTTCACCATATGATTTCGGCGTCACCTCCAGCCGGACCACCTTTCACATGGGCACTGCCGTAAAGCGGGCCGGCATGAAGCTGAGAAAAAAGATCCTGTCGCTTGCCGCGGAAATTCTTTCAGCCGACCCCGCCGGCCTGGACCTTGATAACGGCCTGGTGACGGTCTCCGGCAGGGATGAACGGCTGGATTTAAAAAGTTTAATGGAGAAAAAATTCGGCGGCAAGGGCGGCACCCTCATCTCAGAAGGACATTTTTCTCCGGCCGGATCATCCCTGCTGGCGGCCTCTTCGGGGCTTGAATCCATGAGCAGCATCTTCTGGAAATTTGCCACCCACGCGGTGGAGGTGGAAGTGGATACCGAGACCGGAACGGTGCGTCTTGTAAAAGTTGCGGCCGCCCATGACGTGGGCCGGGCCATCAACCCGAGGGGATGCGAGCAGCAGATCGAAGGCGCCGTCATCATGGGGATGTCCAATGCCATGCTGGAGGAATTCAAGTTTGAGAACGGACGTATTGTAAATGACACCCTGGCCGATTATAAATTGGCCACCATGGAGGATTTGCCCGAAATCGTCTCGATCCTGGTGGAATCCGACCATTGCGAAGCACCCTTCGGCGCCAAAGGGATCGGAGAGCCGGCTGCCGCGCCCACCGCCCCGGCCATTGCCAATGCCATCTATGATGCCGTCGGGGTTCGCATCAGGGAACTGCCCATCACACCGGAGAAAATCCTGGCCGGGTTGCGAAAAAAAGAAAGAAACCCCATATGA